The following proteins come from a genomic window of Sardina pilchardus chromosome 1, fSarPil1.1, whole genome shotgun sequence:
- the LOC134076234 gene encoding zinc finger protein 665-like, with the protein MDLGLPSSACNVTETQFGPRVTVKEEDIQDEEYGHVSACQHEDEKSFAEFDCKTETDVTESYYSETQQTTAEIEVKIEDETQQATAEIEVKIEEDDEQEDDYLRQSISEHPHITEKEIRGQNDQLDLQLEGALYPCIICKKCFTDLTEFQKHQQAHSDGTSQKQNTGKKLHECAQCGKVFSQISHLNTHKLTHTGEKPHKCVHCGKCFSQTSNLKSHVLIHRGDKPHQCAQCGKAFTHLNSLKIHVLTHTGEKPHECADCGKAFKRLVELQRHMIVHTGEKPYECVQCGKAFPRTTSLKTHMLTHTGEKPHTCVWCGKAFSHLLSLKNHMSTHTGEKRHKCAQCGKGFYMTSHLKTHMLIHTGEKPHICGQCGKAFAQTSNLKSHMLLHRSRPAESFENMDLGLPSSACNVTETQFGPRVTVKEEDIQDEEYGHVSACQHEDEKSFAEFDCKTETDVTESYYSETQQTTAEIEVKIEDETQQATAEIEVKIEEDDEQEDDYLRQSISEHPHITEKEIRGQNDQLDLQLEGALYPCIICKKCFTDLTEFQKHQQAHSDGTSQKQNTGKKLHECAQCGKVFSQISHLNTHKLTHTGEKPHKCVHCGKCFSQTSNLKSHVLIHRGDKPHQCAQCGKAFTHLNSLKIHVLTHTGEKPHECADCGKAFKRLVELQRHMIVHTGEKPYECVQCGKAFPRTTSLKTHMLTHTGEKPHTCVWCGKAFSHLLSLKNHMSTHTGEKRHKCAQCGKGFYMTSHLKTHMLIHTGEKPHICGQCGKAFAQTSNLKSHMLLHSE; encoded by the exons ATGGATCTCGGACTGCCGAGTTCTGCGTGTAACGTTACTGAAACACAGTTCGGTCCGAGAGTGACAGTGAAAGAAGAAGACATACAAGACGAGGAATATGGTCATGTGAGTGCATGTCAACATGAAGATGAGAAGTCCTTTGCAGAATTTGACTGTAAAACGGAGACAGACGTCACAGAGTCTTATTACAGTGAAACGCAACAGACAACAGCGGAGATCGAAGTGAAGATAGAAGATGAAACACAACAGGCAACAGCGGAGATTGAAGTGAAGATTGAAGAAGACGAtgaacaagaagatgattatcTGCGGCAAA GTATATCTGAACACCCACACATCACGGAAAAGGAGATCCGTGGACAGAATGATCAACTCGACCTGCAACTCGAAGGAGCGCTGTACCCCTGCATCATTTGCAAGAAGTGTTTCACAGACTTGACAGAATTTCAGAAGCACCAGCAAGCACACTCTGACGGCACGTCTCAAAAGCAGAACACTGGTAAAAAGCTTCatgaatgtgcccagtgtggaaaagtaTTTTCACAAATTTCACATCTTAACACCCACAAGCTgactcacactggagagaagcctcataaatgtgtgcactgtggaaaatgtttttctcAAACGTCAAATCTGAAATCCCACGTGTTGATACACAGGGGAGATAAGCCTCAtcaatgtgcccagtgtgggaAAGCTTTCACACACCTGAACTCTCTTAAAATccacgtgctcacacacactggagagaagcctcatgaatgtgcTGACTGTGGGAAAGCGTTCAAGCGCTTGGTTGAGCTTCAGCGCCACATGATTGTTCACACGGGAGAGAAGCCTTAcgagtgtgtccagtgtggaaaagctttccCACGAACTACGAGTCTCAAAAcccacatgctaacacacactggagagaagccacaCACATGCGTCTGGTGCGGAAAAGCTTTTTCACACTTGTTGTCTCTTAAAAATCACATGTCgactcacacaggagagaagcGTCATAAGTGTGCCCAGTGCGGGAAAGGATTTTACATGACTTCACATCTTAAAACCCACATGTtgatacacactggagagaagcctcacaTATGTGGCCAATGTGGGAAAGCTTTTGCGCAGACTTCAAACCTTAAATCCCACATGCTACTTCACA GATCACGCCCAGCGGAGTCCTTTGAGAACATGGATCTCGGACTGCCGAGTTCTGCGTGTAACGTTACTGAAACACAGTTCGGTCCGAGAGTGACAGTGAAAGAAGAAGACATACAAGACGAGGAATATGGTCATGTGAGTGCATGTCAACATGAAGATGAGAAGTCCTTTGCAGAATTTGACTGTAAAACGGAGACAGACGTCACAGAGTCTTATTACAGTGAAACGCAACAGACAACAGCGGAGATCGAAGTGAAGATAGAAGATGAAACACAACAGGCAACAGCGGAGATTGAAGTGAAGATTGAAGAAGACGAtgaacaagaagatgattatcTGCGGCAAA GTATATCTGAACACCCACACATCACGGAAAAGGAGATCCGTGGACAGAATGATCAACTCGACCTGCAACTCGAAGGAGCGCTGTACCCCTGCATCATTTGCAAGAAGTGTTTCACAGACTTGACAGAATTTCAGAAGCACCAGCAAGCACACTCTGACGGCACGTCTCAAAAGCAGAACACTGGTAAAAAGCTTCatgaatgtgcccagtgtggaaaagtaTTTTCACAAATTTCACATCTTAACACCCACAAGCTgactcacactggagagaagcctcataaatgtgtgcactgtggaaaatgtttttctcAAACGTCAAATCTGAAATCCCACGTGTTGATACACAGGGGAGATAAGCCTCAtcaatgtgcccagtgtgggaAAGCTTTCACACACCTGAACTCTCTTAAAATccacgtgctcacacacactggagagaagcctcatgaatgtgcTGACTGTGGGAAAGCGTTCAAGCGCTTGGTTGAGCTTCAGCGCCACATGATTGTTCACACGGGAGAGAAGCCTTAcgagtgtgtccagtgtggaaaagctttccCACGAACTACGAGTCTCAAAAcccacatgctaacacacactggagagaagccacaCACATGCGTCTGGTGCGGAAAAGCTTTTTCACACTTGTTGTCTCTTAAAAATCACATGTCgactcacacaggagagaagcGTCATAAGTGTGCCCAGTGCGGGAAAGGATTTTACATGACTTCACATCTTAAAACCCACATGTtgatacacactggagagaagcctcacaTATGTGGCCAATGTGGGAAAGCTTTTGCGCAGACTTCAAACCTTAAATCCCACATGCTACTTCACAGTGAATAG
- the LOC134092498 gene encoding gastrula zinc finger protein XlCGF57.1-like: MDVGLLLSTSDVNVTETHQFGLRVIVKEEDIKEEEYEHMISCQDEEEKPFAEFHCKTERDSAESNSLTGNETLQTTVKIEVKEEVEDEYQYLLESVSDQPQTAQQKIHGQSDELDLRHEGGPHHCTVCTKSFTSLRELQKHRQTHAVTVNENESAGKRLHTCPQSEKAHTTSSNLTQRTLTHSRKKTHKCVQCGKSFTQISNLKDHLLLHTGEKPHKCVQCGKAFALPSNLKTHMLTHTEEKPHTCVQCGKGFTRSTGLKHHMRIHTGEKPHECTQCGKAFSLNAYLKSHMLTHTGERPHLCVQCGKTFSLISHLKSHMLTHTGEKPHECTQCGKTFSLISHLRSHMLTHTGEKPHLCVQCGKTFAQISHLKSHTQIHTGVKPYKCSQCGKAFSKSSNLKIHMHIHTGEKPHECIQCRRAFSLSSYLKNHMQIHAGEKLHKCVQCGKAFSYISSLKNHMLIHTGEKPHKCDQCGKGFPLRSNLKTHMLTHTEEKPHKCTQCGKGFKISARLERHMLTHTGEKPYKCIHCGKAFSQMSNLKSHMLLHAS, translated from the exons ATGGATGTCGGACTGCTGTTGAGCACCTCTGACGTTAACGTGACTGAAACACATCAGTTCGGCCTGAGAGTGATCGTGAAAGAAGAAGATATAAAAGAGGAGGAATATGAACATATGATTTCATGtcaagatgaagaagaaaagcCCTTTGCAGAGTTTCACTGTAAAACTGAAAGAGACAGTGCAGAGTCCAACTCTCTTACTGGCAATGAAACACTACAGACAACAGTGAAGATTGAAGTGAAGGAAGAAGTGGAGGATGAGTACCAGTATCTGCTGGAAA GTGTATCAGATCAGCCACAAACAGCGCAGCAGAAGATCCATGGACAGAGTGATGAACTCGACCTGCGACACGAAGGAGGGCCGCACCACTGCACCGTCTGCACAAAGAGTTTCACGTCCCTGAGAGAACTCCAGAAACACCGTCAAACACACGCCGTTACGGTTAACGAGAACGAGAGTGCAGGCAAAAGGCTGCATACATGTCCCCAGAGTGAAAAggcacacacaacctcctcaAATCTTACACAGCGCACGCTTACACACTCTAGAAAAAAGAcgcataaatgtgtccagtgtggaaaaagtTTTACACAAATTTCAAATCTTAAAGACCACCTGCTgctacacactggagagaagcctcataaatgtgtccagtgtgggaAAGCTTTTGCACTGCCTTCTAATCTTAAAACTCACATGTTAACGCACACTGAAGAGAAGCCTCATacatgtgtccagtgtggaaagggATTTACAAGATCCACAGGTCTTAAACATCACATGcgaatacacactggagagaagcctcatgaatgtACCCAGTGTGGCAAAGCGTTTTCGCTAAACGCATATCTGAAAAgccacatgctaacacacactggagagaggcctcatttgtgtgtccagtgtggaaaaacgTTTTCGCTAATTTCACATCTTAAAAGCCACATGCTGACGCAcaccggagagaagcctcatgaatgtACCCAGTGTGGAAAAACTTTTTCTCTAATTTCACATCTTAGAAgccacatgctaacacacactggagagaagcctcatttatgtgtccagtgtggaaaaaccTTTGCGCAAATTTCACATCTTAAAAgccacactcaaatacacactggAGTGAAGCCTTATAAATGTagccagtgtggaaaagctttttcaaAAAGTTCAAATCTTAAAatccacatgcacatacacactggagagaagcctcatgaatgtATTCAGTGTAGAAGAGCGTTTTCACTAAGTTCATATCTTAAAAACCACATGCAAATACATGCTGGAGAGAAActtcataaatgtgtccagtgtggaaaagctttttcatACATTTCGAGTCTTAAAAACCACATgctaatacacactggagagaagcctcataaatgtgaccagtgtggaaaaggttttccTCTTCGTTCTAATCTTAAAACCCATATGTTaacacacactgaagagaagcctcataaatgtaccCAGTGTGGCAAAGGATTTAAAATATCTGCTCGTCTTGAACGTCATATGttaacacacactggagagaaaccTTATAAATGTATCCATTGCGGAAAAGCTttttcacaaatgtcaaatctTAAAAGTCACATGCTCTTGCATGCTAGTTAA
- the LOC134093408 gene encoding zinc finger protein 501-like, giving the protein MDLGLLLGSSDGNVTETHQFGLRVIVKEEDIKEEEYGHMISCPDEEEKPFAELHCKTETDIAESNVTCNETLQTTVKIEVKKEDEQEHDYILESVPEHPDETQQRIHGQNDELNLQLQGRLHHCTVCRKSFTTLSELEKHQQAHSLGVHERLNTGVKRQHECSHCGKSFPKVSTLKTHILIHTGTKPHKCAQCGKAFSQSSNLKTHMLSHTGTDAHICVHCGRAFKTHSYLKIHVRMHAGESPHKCVQCGRAFPLPSNLKTHMLTHTGEKPHKCTQCGKGFTVSTGLERHMLIHTGEKPHECAQCGKAFSQMWCLKSHMLTHTGEKPHQCTQCGKAFSKRSNLNSHTKIHTGEKPHKCTQCRKAFSKMSGLKNHMVTHSGEKPHKCVQCGKAFTHITTLKSHMTIHTGETPHKCAQCGKAYTSSTGLKRHMLLHTGEEPYKCVQCGKAFSQNSKLKSHILSHTGKKRHKSPGPKGQNLGEPGVVGQDQNLGEPGVVG; this is encoded by the exons ATGGATCTCGGACTGCTTTTGGGCTCATCTGACGGTAACGTGACTGAAACACACCAGTTCGGCCTGAGAGTGATCGTGAAAGAAGAAGATATAAAAGAGGAGGAATACGGTCACATGATTTCATGTCCAGATGAAGAAGAAAAGCCCTTTGCAGAGCTtcactgtaaaactgaaacgGACATCGCAGAGTCCAACGTCACCTGCAATGAAACACTACAGACAACAGTGAAGATTGAAGTGAAGAAAGAAGATGAACAAGAGCACGATTATATCCTGGAAA GTGTGCCGGAACATCCAGATGAAACGCAACAGCGGATCCACGGACAGAATGATGAACTCAACCTGCAGCTGCAAGGAAGGCTGCACCACTGCACTGTGTGCAGGAAGAGCTTCACCACACTTTCTGAACTGGAGAAACACCAGCAAGCACACTCCCTCGGTGTGCATGAACGGCTCAACACTGGCGTCAAAAGGCAGCATGAATGCAGCCACTGCGGGAAATCATTCCCGAAGGTTTCAACTCTTAAAACCCATATTTTAATTCACACGGGAACGAAGCCCCATAAATGCGCTCAGTGCGGAAAAGCTTTTTCGCAAAGTTCAAATCTCAAAACTCACATGCTGTCGCACACTGGCACAGACGCGCACATCTGCGTTCACTGCGGGAGAGCGTTCAAGACGCACTCGTACCTTAAGATCCACGTGCGCATGCACGCAGGAGAGTCGCcccataaatgtgtccagtgcggAAGAGCTTTTCCACTGCCTTCTAATCTCAAAACTCACATGTTGACGCACAcgggagagaagcctcataaatgcacccagtgtggaaaaggatTCACAGTATCCACGGGTCTCGAACgccacatgctcatacacactggagagaagcctcatgaatgtgcccagtgtggaaaagctttctCACAAATGTGGTGTCTGAAAAgccacatgctaacacacactggagagaagcctcatcaaTGTACTCAGTGTGGGAAGGCTTTTTCGAAAAGGTCAAATCTGAACAGCCACACGAAAATACAcaccggagagaagcctcataaatgtactCAGTGTAGAAAAGCCTTTTCAAAAATGTCAGGTCTTAAAAATCACATGGTGACGCACAGTGGGGAAAAGCCTCACAAGTGTGTCCAGTGCGGAAAAGCCTTTACGCACATCACCACTCTCAAAAGCCACATGACGATACACACGGGAGAAACCcctcataaatgtgcccagtgtggcaAAGCTTACACGTCGTCCACAGGTCTTAAACGCCACATGCTGTTACACACTGGAGAGGAGCCGTACaagtgtgtccagtgtgggaAAGCTTTTTCGCAAAACTCAAAACTTAAAAGCCACATACTCTCGCATACTGGAAAGAAGCGTCATAAAAGTCCGGGACCCAAAGGCCAGAATCTTGGTGAACCTGGTGTTGTTGGTCAAGACCAGAATCTTGGTGAACCTGGTGTTGTCGgttaa